The following coding sequences lie in one Silene latifolia isolate original U9 population chromosome 5, ASM4854445v1, whole genome shotgun sequence genomic window:
- the LOC141656333 gene encoding pathogen-related protein-like, whose translation MALEENITVKVDKYRSFLHEDAVNENIVWRHGAPPVYDDVNKLFEEGRKKEWAKGSLEETVQNAIKSWEMELSHKPRLQDFRTINPHKFKLFVNGREGISGEEALRLGSYNVLLKSSLPKELQYYKAEEESFESSHQVFKEALPRGFAWEVISVYSGPPIIAFKFRHWGYFEGPFKGHAPTGDMVEFYGLGTLKVDEFLKVEDVEIYYDPSELFGGLLKGESIANTDGLGCPRH comes from the exons atggCTTTAGAGGAAAATATAACAGTCAAGGTAGATAAATATAGGTCATTTCTTCATGAAGATGCAGTAAATGAAAATATAGTGTGGAGACATGGTGCTCCTCCTGTTTATGATGATGTTAATAAGCTCTTTGAAGAAGGTAGAAAAAAg GAATGGGCAAAGGGGTCACTAGAGGAGACGGTACAAAATGCAATAAAGTCATGGGAGATGGAGCTTTCCCATAAGCCTCGTTTGCAAGACTTTCGCACCATTAATCCTCATAAATTCAAGCTTTTCGTCAATG GTAGGGAAGGTATATCCGGTGAAGAAGCACTAAGACTAGGAAGTTACAATGTTTTGCTAAAATCGTCATTGCCAAAGGAGTTACAATATTACAAAGCAGAAGAAGAGAGTTTCGAATCATCACATCAAGTGTTTAAAGAAGCACTTCCTCGTGGATTTGCATGGGAAGTTATATCTGTATATTCTGGACCTCCTATTATTGCTTTCAAGTTTAGGCATTGGGGTTATTTTGAAGGACCCTTCAAAGGTCATGCTCCCACGGGAGATATGGTCGAGTTTTATGGTCTCGGTACTCTTAAG GTTGATGAATTTCTTAAAGTGGAAGATGTGGAAATCTATTATGATCCATCTGAATTATTTGGAGGATTATTGAAAGGAGAATCGATCGCCAATACCGATGGCTTAGGTTGCCCTCGCCATTGA
- the LOC141657930 gene encoding protein DOG1-like 4, with the protein MSFEEFQDKWTDQLRKIVDQLTATLARPKSADDNRQLRHLVDKVVTHYTDYYDEKTAVGRSDVLLLFAAPWASALERSLHWVAGFRPTTIFHLMYTESSIRFESHVADILRGRRTGDLGELNPAQLGRVSELQCQTVKEENEIGDALGGWQEAVARAEPEWAGGRPDAVERLLERLVEVVAKADELRMKTMRLVVEMLTPQQAAEFIVAMAELQFGIRAWGLHHDRERGAGKVCC; encoded by the coding sequence atgagTTTTGAAGAATTTCAAGATAAATGGACCGACCAACTCCGCAAAATCGTTGACCAACTCACTGCCACCTTAGCCCGACCAAAGTCCGCCGACGACAACCGTCAACTCCGCCATCTAGTGGACAAGGTGGTAACTCACTACACCGACTACTACGACGAAAAAACGGCGGTAGGGAGATCagatgtattattattatttgccgCTCCATGGGCATCTGCCCTGGAGCGGTCATTACACTGGGTGGCAGGCTTTAGGCCTACCACCATATTCCACCTAATGTACACAGAATCCTCCATCCGGTTCGAGTCCCACGTGGCAGATATTCTACGTGGGCGCCGGACGGGGGACTTAGGGGAGCTCAACCCGGCCCAGCTGGGCCGGGTATCTGAGCTCCAGTGTCAGACTGTGAAGGAGGAGAATGAAATAGGGGACGCGTTGGGCGGTTGGCAGGAGGCGGTGGCTAGAGCTGAACCGGAGTGGGCCGGAGGCAGACCGGATGCGGTTGAGAGGCTTTTGGAGAGACTGGTGGAGGTGGTGGCGAAAGCGGATGAGCTGAGGATGAAGACAATGAGACTGGTGGTGGAGATGTTGACGCCGCAACAAGCGGCGGAGTTTATAGTGGCGATGGCGGAGTTGCAGTTTGGGATTAGGGCTTGGGGATTGCATCATGACCGTGAACGTGGTGCTGGTAAAGTTTGTTGCTGA